From one Stieleria sp. JC731 genomic stretch:
- a CDS encoding glycosyltransferase 87 family protein, with protein sequence MSQAAKPTVKHKPVAALAVIAFIALISLTALRVVKQYQSPGPFDPTAQGMCDFHNGVYFPTRALLAGVSPYGTGYANSYPVARQIPFFSPGILLLHAPLAVLPLHVAEVIYFVFSVALIIAIAMVCAKAAGKENQIEWIASIATLLVASRGGHITLFDGYFTFELVLATYLSVQWAKSHPTRAGIALAVVSAKPTYILPLGFLLLARGNFKALLIGASISILIAGLPFGYLAYQESIRGTGQPDFAWGIGKLISDIEVTQQVHMNMPDESPVLSWTRLDLLAAASKWTGTEPSQLIHLLVMFVMLSVPMVLLAVQAAKRKNSGLGGSAGALITLAMLSSLYHQSYDALLLMAPIAASFAGRTEFWKSIPPLARWSCCLLMLIPLFNLLSTRSLLLKLNLGQAGYAAATSLNGFAIAIALLIVCFHTPRTPAEHVQSLPG encoded by the coding sequence ATGAGCCAAGCGGCGAAACCGACGGTCAAGCACAAGCCCGTTGCCGCGTTGGCGGTGATCGCGTTCATTGCTTTGATTTCGCTGACGGCCCTTCGAGTTGTCAAACAGTACCAATCGCCTGGACCGTTTGATCCAACCGCCCAAGGCATGTGCGACTTCCATAACGGAGTTTACTTTCCGACTCGAGCATTGCTTGCCGGCGTCAGCCCCTACGGAACGGGCTACGCGAACAGCTACCCCGTCGCACGTCAGATCCCATTTTTTTCACCCGGGATTCTGCTACTACATGCGCCGCTGGCTGTCCTGCCATTGCATGTCGCCGAAGTAATTTACTTTGTGTTCAGTGTTGCGTTGATCATTGCGATCGCGATGGTTTGTGCAAAAGCTGCTGGGAAAGAAAACCAGATCGAATGGATCGCGTCCATCGCGACTCTTTTGGTTGCCTCGCGCGGCGGGCACATCACTTTGTTCGATGGATACTTCACTTTCGAACTTGTGCTCGCCACCTACTTGTCGGTCCAGTGGGCCAAGTCACACCCAACGCGTGCGGGAATTGCCTTGGCAGTTGTCTCAGCCAAGCCAACATACATTCTTCCGCTGGGCTTTCTGCTGCTCGCTCGTGGAAATTTCAAAGCATTGTTGATTGGCGCGAGCATCAGCATCCTGATCGCCGGTCTTCCATTTGGATACTTGGCGTACCAAGAAAGCATTCGCGGTACAGGACAACCGGATTTTGCCTGGGGGATCGGAAAGCTGATCAGCGACATTGAAGTCACCCAGCAAGTTCACATGAACATGCCCGATGAATCACCGGTGTTGTCATGGACAAGATTGGACCTTTTGGCCGCAGCTAGTAAGTGGACGGGAACGGAACCGAGTCAATTGATCCACCTGCTCGTCATGTTCGTGATGCTGTCCGTTCCGATGGTTCTACTTGCTGTGCAAGCAGCCAAAAGAAAGAACTCGGGACTTGGTGGATCAGCAGGGGCGTTGATCACGCTAGCCATGCTTTCCAGCCTTTACCACCAATCTTACGACGCCTTGCTACTGATGGCACCAATCGCAGCCTCATTCGCGGGACGAACCGAGTTTTGGAAATCCATCCCACCGCTAGCTCGGTGGTCTTGTTGTTTGCTGATGCTGATCCCGCTGTTCAATCTCTTGTCGACACGAAGCCTGCTGCTAAAGCTGAACCTTGGGCAGGCCGGTTACGCGGCAGCAACGAGCCTGAACGGTTTCGCGATAGCCATCGCTTTGCTGATCGTTTGTTTTCATACTCCCAGGACTCCGGCGGAACACGTCCAAAGTTTGCCAGGGTAG
- a CDS encoding glycosyltransferase, with translation MADPTLSKPGSQTIPAAASGTDARGPRFRPAKAFLALPAYNEEEALPELLERVGEAFADNDMPYEVIVVDDGSSDNTAQIVSQMSFQMPIHLVQHEVNQGLGPTIRDALREAVDRAGERDIIVTMDADNTHPPGLIERMVQMIHEGCDVVIASRFESGGIAVGVPIERHFLSIGARLLFTVLFPTRGVRDYTSGFRAYRASVIRQGFSDHGDNFVSERGFSCMADILLKLRKQGVLFGEAPLRLRYDRKGGASKMQVFKTIGLTLKLLLRHRLGGR, from the coding sequence ATGGCCGACCCAACTCTTTCCAAACCCGGTAGCCAGACGATTCCCGCAGCCGCGTCTGGCACCGATGCCCGTGGGCCTCGCTTTCGTCCTGCCAAAGCCTTCCTTGCTTTGCCGGCCTACAACGAAGAAGAAGCTTTACCAGAACTGCTGGAACGAGTCGGAGAAGCCTTTGCAGACAACGACATGCCTTACGAAGTCATCGTTGTTGACGATGGCAGTTCGGACAACACGGCACAGATCGTTTCGCAGATGTCGTTTCAGATGCCCATTCATTTGGTACAGCATGAAGTCAACCAGGGCCTTGGACCAACGATTCGCGATGCCCTGCGTGAAGCCGTCGACCGTGCAGGTGAACGCGACATCATCGTTACGATGGACGCGGACAACACGCATCCGCCTGGGCTGATTGAACGGATGGTTCAAATGATCCACGAAGGCTGCGACGTTGTGATCGCTTCACGATTCGAATCCGGTGGCATAGCCGTTGGCGTTCCGATCGAGCGACATTTTCTGTCCATCGGTGCTAGGCTGCTATTTACCGTGCTATTCCCAACACGCGGCGTGCGTGACTACACGTCCGGTTTTCGCGCCTACCGTGCATCGGTCATTCGACAGGGATTCTCTGACCACGGCGACAACTTTGTCAGTGAACGTGGCTTCTCGTGCATGGCCGACATCTTGCTGAAACTGCGAAAGCAAGGCGTGTTGTTTGGTGAAGCACCACTGCGATTGCGATATGACCGCAAGGGCGGTGCAAGCAAGATGCAAGTCTTTAAGACGATCGGCTTGACTTTAAAATTGCTGTTACGTCATCGGCTCGGGGGCCGCTAG